One Pseudomonas sp. HOU2 genomic window carries:
- a CDS encoding LysR family transcriptional regulator, producing the protein MDKMSALTMFVATAEHGNFSRAAEVLGKTPSALTKAVAQLEDELGTRLFDRTTRRMALTEAGRIYLDGARQALMQLQLACEGVEQLKHELSGGLRITAPPSFAPAFLNEVCCRFLDAHPQVHLEVDLSDSYDDPVDGGYDLALRDGPIDLPGVIAQPIVENQVVLCASPAYLARKGKEVSLDNYQQHDWLIFRHPLLNRHFWWVKQGDRRIRLTQPNPRVASDNYDFLLACLLKGQGLQFLPQWSAAPYLARGELVEVMPEYWREPSAFGPWIYVLYLAHRRSTRKVKVFIEFLKAHWRPLAPGVNPDLPAADGRCFSEL; encoded by the coding sequence ATGGACAAGATGAGCGCCCTGACCATGTTCGTCGCCACCGCCGAACACGGCAATTTCAGCCGCGCCGCCGAGGTGCTCGGCAAGACCCCGTCGGCCCTGACCAAAGCCGTGGCGCAGCTGGAGGACGAACTCGGCACGCGCCTGTTCGACCGCACGACCAGACGCATGGCGCTGACCGAAGCCGGGCGGATTTATCTGGACGGCGCGCGGCAGGCGCTGATGCAACTGCAACTGGCCTGCGAAGGCGTCGAGCAGCTCAAGCACGAATTGAGCGGCGGTTTGCGCATCACCGCCCCGCCCTCCTTCGCCCCGGCGTTCCTCAACGAGGTCTGTTGCCGTTTTCTCGACGCCCATCCGCAAGTGCATCTGGAAGTCGACTTGAGCGACAGCTATGACGACCCGGTGGACGGCGGGTACGATCTGGCACTGCGTGACGGCCCGATCGATCTGCCGGGGGTGATCGCCCAACCCATCGTCGAGAATCAGGTGGTGTTGTGCGCCAGCCCGGCGTACCTGGCGCGCAAGGGCAAAGAGGTGTCACTGGACAACTATCAGCAGCACGACTGGCTGATCTTCCGTCATCCGCTGCTCAACCGGCATTTCTGGTGGGTCAAGCAAGGGGACCGGCGGATTCGCCTGACCCAGCCGAATCCACGGGTGGCCAGCGACAATTACGACTTCCTGCTGGCCTGCCTGCTGAAGGGCCAGGGCCTGCAGTTTCTGCCGCAATGGAGCGCCGCGCCGTATCTGGCGCGCGGCGAGCTGGTAGAGGTGATGCCCGAGTACTGGCGTGAGCCAAGCGCATTCGGCCCGTGGATTTACGTGCTGTACCTGGCGCACCGGCGCAGCACGCGCAAGGTCAAAGTGTTTATCGAATTCTTGAAGGCGCACTGGCGCCCACTGGCACCTGGGGTGAATCCCGACCTGCCTGCCGCTGACGGCCGCTGTTTTTCCGAGTTGTGA
- a CDS encoding C45 family peptidase, protein MNVHCFVTDTRNSQIRGQQIGVTWAAQIRQTVALYLDFFSQVGVPEAQVRAIGEASLHTLQGWCPSLAEEIVATAEGAGVPLWQLASLNARTEILAVMPASTEGECSTAVFAPNGALAPRTIQTWDWHDSLVPNGLILQLTTAKGMTVKLFTEFGMLGKIGVNSAGLGLHFNILHHASDNGSAGVPVHAIARRILEEASSVEEAIALARSARVSASTVLTVFSREDSNPRAVSIEMSPAFTAVVRPDADGWITHTNHFLDPELSLGERTPDASTTYARIAHVNTARPNMTSGNLSQRADAMCGEAGEDAPICFHPDLSMPATERWETLLTIGIDTENSVLEYAAGNPKQLARNGYLRF, encoded by the coding sequence GTGAATGTTCATTGCTTTGTCACCGACACCCGCAACTCGCAGATTCGCGGGCAACAGATTGGCGTCACCTGGGCTGCGCAGATCCGCCAGACAGTGGCGCTTTATCTGGATTTCTTCTCTCAGGTCGGCGTGCCTGAGGCACAAGTGCGGGCCATCGGCGAAGCCAGTCTGCACACCCTGCAAGGCTGGTGCCCGAGCCTCGCCGAAGAAATCGTCGCCACCGCTGAAGGCGCCGGAGTACCACTCTGGCAGCTCGCCAGCCTGAATGCCCGCACCGAGATTCTCGCGGTGATGCCGGCGTCCACCGAAGGCGAGTGTTCCACCGCGGTGTTTGCGCCCAACGGCGCATTGGCGCCGCGCACTATTCAGACCTGGGACTGGCACGATTCGCTGGTGCCTAACGGATTGATTCTGCAACTGACCACGGCCAAGGGCATGACGGTCAAGCTGTTCACCGAGTTCGGCATGCTCGGCAAGATCGGCGTCAACAGCGCGGGGCTGGGGCTGCACTTCAACATACTGCATCACGCCAGCGACAACGGGTCGGCCGGGGTGCCGGTGCATGCGATTGCCCGGCGCATCCTCGAGGAAGCCAGCAGTGTTGAGGAGGCGATTGCGCTGGCGCGTTCGGCGCGAGTCAGTGCCTCCACGGTGCTGACCGTGTTCTCCCGCGAGGATTCGAACCCGCGTGCGGTGAGCATTGAAATGTCGCCGGCCTTCACCGCCGTGGTGCGGCCCGACGCCGACGGCTGGATCACTCACACCAACCATTTTCTCGATCCCGAACTGAGTCTGGGCGAGCGCACCCCTGATGCGTCCACGACCTACGCGCGTATTGCCCACGTCAACACGGCGCGGCCGAACATGACCAGCGGCAACCTCAGTCAGCGGGCTGACGCCATGTGTGGCGAGGCGGGCGAAGACGCGCCGATCTGCTTCCATCCGGACCTGAGCATGCCGGCCACCGAACGCTGGGAAACCCTGCTGACCATCGGCATCGACACTGAAAACAGCGTGCTTGAATACGCCGCCGGCAACCCCAAACAACTGGCCCGAAACGGCTATCTGCGCTTCTGA
- a CDS encoding MFS transporter — protein sequence MTSLSTEQRGWSAVLAMSLAAFALVASEFMPVSLLTPIAADLHISEGQAGQGISVSGAFALVTSLVIAAVAARVERKKLLLGLTLLMIVSGTVVAFAPGYPSFMFGRALIGIAIGGFWSLSAATAMRLVPPDQVSRALAIVNGGNALATVIAAPAGSFLGSLIGWRGAFFCVVPVAALAAVWLLISLPSFKLERQAGSGNALRLIKQWPVALGMVAVSVFFMGQFMLFTYLRPFLEVVTGVSVATLSLMLLGLGLAGLIGTFVIERFLGTGLYRTLTVIPLIMAVIALALVNFGASPLLTAVLLGLWGLVATAAPVGWWTWLAQTLPEDAEAGGGLLVAIVQLAIAAGAIVGGLAFDLSGYKATFELSAAVLVVASALAWLAGRSAEQVHLVESNVTG from the coding sequence ATGACTTCCCTTTCTACAGAACAACGCGGCTGGAGCGCGGTGTTGGCCATGTCGTTGGCCGCCTTCGCTTTGGTCGCCTCAGAATTCATGCCGGTCAGCCTGCTGACGCCGATTGCCGCCGATCTGCACATCAGCGAAGGCCAGGCCGGGCAGGGGATTTCCGTGTCCGGTGCATTCGCCCTGGTGACCAGTCTGGTGATTGCAGCGGTCGCCGCGCGTGTCGAGCGCAAGAAGCTGCTGTTGGGTCTGACCTTGCTGATGATCGTCTCGGGGACGGTTGTCGCGTTCGCACCGGGCTACCCGTCGTTCATGTTCGGGCGGGCCTTGATCGGCATCGCCATCGGCGGTTTCTGGTCGTTGTCGGCGGCGACCGCAATGCGTCTGGTGCCGCCTGATCAAGTATCCCGGGCGCTGGCGATCGTCAACGGCGGCAACGCACTGGCGACGGTCATCGCCGCTCCGGCGGGAAGCTTCCTCGGCTCGCTGATAGGCTGGCGCGGCGCGTTCTTCTGTGTGGTTCCGGTCGCCGCGCTGGCGGCCGTGTGGCTGCTGATCAGCCTGCCGTCCTTCAAGCTCGAGCGTCAGGCAGGTAGCGGTAATGCCCTGCGGTTGATAAAGCAATGGCCGGTCGCCTTGGGGATGGTCGCCGTCAGCGTATTTTTCATGGGGCAGTTCATGCTATTCACTTACCTGCGGCCCTTTCTGGAGGTCGTCACCGGGGTCAGCGTTGCAACCCTGTCGTTGATGCTGCTGGGGCTGGGGCTTGCCGGCCTCATCGGGACCTTTGTGATCGAAAGATTCCTCGGCACTGGCCTGTACCGCACGCTGACGGTTATTCCGCTGATCATGGCGGTGATTGCGCTGGCCCTTGTGAACTTTGGCGCATCGCCGTTGCTGACCGCGGTGCTGCTCGGGCTATGGGGTCTGGTGGCCACCGCTGCTCCGGTTGGCTGGTGGACCTGGCTGGCACAGACCCTCCCGGAGGATGCCGAAGCCGGCGGAGGCTTGCTCGTGGCCATCGTGCAACTGGCTATCGCAGCAGGGGCCATCGTCGGTGGGCTGGCGTTTGACCTGAGCGGTTATAAAGCCACCTTCGAGCTGAGCGCTGCGGTGTTGGTGGTGGCGTCTGCGCTCGCCTGGCTTGCCGGTCGCAGTGCTGAGCAAGTGCATCTGGTCGAGTCGAACGTGACCGGTTGA
- a CDS encoding type 1 glutamine amidotransferase yields MNVHFVVHEAFESPGAYETWVRERGHEASYSRVHAFEALPASVENIDLLVVLGGPQSPATSKDECAHFDAAAERDLIVRAINANKAVVGVCLGAQLLGEALGAAHGHSPEKEIGNFPITLTEAGKGNAKVAHFGDVLEVGHWHNDMPGLTAQAKVLAVSEGCPRQIIEYGDLVYGFQCHMEFTAEVVERLIAASPEELAAAVDRRFVQQPAALRTNAYEQMNLKLFEFLDKLMAQYQQQRKG; encoded by the coding sequence ATGAACGTTCATTTCGTCGTCCACGAAGCATTCGAATCACCCGGCGCCTATGAGACCTGGGTGCGCGAGCGTGGCCATGAAGCGAGCTATTCGCGCGTTCATGCGTTTGAAGCCTTGCCCGCGAGCGTCGAGAACATCGACCTGTTGGTGGTGTTGGGCGGTCCACAATCGCCGGCGACGAGCAAAGACGAATGCGCGCACTTCGACGCGGCCGCCGAGCGCGATCTGATCGTCCGGGCGATCAACGCGAACAAGGCAGTGGTCGGCGTTTGCCTGGGTGCGCAATTGCTCGGCGAAGCGCTGGGTGCTGCGCATGGCCACAGTCCGGAAAAAGAGATCGGCAATTTTCCGATCACCTTGACCGAGGCAGGCAAGGGCAATGCCAAGGTGGCGCACTTCGGCGATGTGCTGGAAGTCGGGCATTGGCACAACGACATGCCGGGGCTGACGGCGCAGGCGAAGGTCCTCGCCGTCAGTGAGGGCTGCCCGCGTCAGATAATCGAATACGGCGATCTGGTCTACGGTTTCCAGTGCCACATGGAGTTCACGGCGGAGGTCGTGGAGCGCTTGATTGCCGCTTCCCCTGAAGAGTTGGCGGCAGCGGTCGATCGTCGTTTCGTTCAGCAGCCGGCGGCACTTCGCACCAACGCGTATGAGCAGATGAACCTCAAGCTGTTCGAGTTCCTCGACAAGCTGATGGCGCAGTATCAGCAGCAACGCAAGGGCTAG
- a CDS encoding MFS transporter produces the protein MATDIDRTSASPSALRTFFVSGMGTALEFYDFVIYGTAAALVFPKVFFPQMDPLTATLVAFGAFGAGFFARPLGGMVFGHYGDKLGRQKMLVITLLLMGLSTLLIGCLPDYATFGAGAPVLLVLLRLVQGFAAGGEWGGAALFGIESAPPGRRGLWGSFTSMGIGIGGILGAGVFAIVSVAAHDDLAGFAWRIPFWLGGVLVLIGLYARLQKPLEPPAEPQAPVRMPLLEALRARPRAMLLCTGIAFGYVTIAYIGSTFFLSYATQLGYGSTDALIFDLSLSIAIVITAPLFALLSDRIGRRKVMVLGAVIMALGFFAFFPLVGLKSLLVSTAAYIVIGAFMGATQGPIPAFLAEQFPRHMRYSGMSAAYQIGAALGGGTASSAATAILIANNHNAFGVAVYGAVALGIVALCSLLLKETAYLSLEQIDEADWPSPMPATG, from the coding sequence ATGGCTACCGACATTGATCGCACGAGCGCTTCGCCGTCTGCGCTGAGGACGTTTTTCGTCTCCGGCATGGGCACCGCGCTGGAGTTCTATGACTTTGTAATCTACGGCACCGCCGCCGCGCTGGTGTTTCCCAAGGTATTCTTTCCGCAGATGGACCCGCTGACCGCGACCCTGGTGGCGTTCGGTGCTTTCGGCGCCGGGTTTTTCGCCCGCCCTTTGGGCGGCATGGTGTTCGGGCATTACGGCGACAAACTCGGCCGGCAGAAAATGCTAGTGATCACGCTGCTGCTGATGGGCCTGAGCACGCTGCTGATCGGGTGCCTGCCGGACTATGCCACCTTCGGTGCGGGCGCACCGGTGTTGCTGGTGTTGCTCAGGCTGGTGCAGGGATTCGCCGCCGGTGGCGAGTGGGGCGGTGCGGCGCTGTTCGGCATCGAGTCGGCGCCGCCCGGACGACGTGGGTTGTGGGGCAGCTTCACCAGCATGGGCATCGGTATCGGCGGGATTCTCGGTGCCGGGGTGTTCGCCATCGTCAGCGTCGCGGCGCACGATGACCTGGCCGGATTCGCCTGGCGCATTCCGTTCTGGCTCGGCGGTGTGCTGGTGCTGATCGGTCTGTATGCGCGCTTGCAGAAACCCCTCGAACCGCCCGCTGAACCGCAGGCACCGGTGCGCATGCCATTGCTCGAAGCATTGCGCGCACGGCCCCGAGCCATGCTGCTGTGCACCGGCATTGCTTTCGGCTACGTGACCATCGCCTACATCGGCAGCACGTTCTTTCTGTCATACGCCACGCAACTGGGGTACGGCAGCACCGACGCGCTGATCTTCGACTTGTCGCTGTCGATCGCCATCGTCATCACCGCGCCGTTGTTTGCCTTGTTGTCCGATCGCATCGGCCGTCGCAAGGTGATGGTCCTCGGCGCGGTGATCATGGCCCTCGGCTTCTTCGCATTCTTTCCGCTGGTCGGCCTCAAGAGCCTGCTGGTTTCCACCGCTGCGTACATCGTCATCGGTGCATTCATGGGCGCGACGCAGGGGCCGATTCCGGCGTTCCTCGCCGAGCAGTTTCCCCGGCACATGCGCTATTCGGGAATGTCGGCGGCCTATCAGATCGGCGCGGCGCTGGGCGGCGGGACGGCATCCAGTGCGGCCACGGCGATTCTTATCGCCAACAACCACAACGCGTTCGGGGTGGCGGTTTACGGCGCGGTTGCGCTGGGCATCGTCGCGTTGTGTTCGTTGCTGCTCAAAGAAACGGCGTACCTGAGCCTTGAACAGATCGACGAGGCCGATTGGCCTTCACCCATGCCCGCTACCGGTTGA
- a CDS encoding LysE family transporter encodes MNELFLVIAITILAVISPGPDFAMVTRNSYAYGRRSGLLAALGIACGVQVHVFYTVFGVALIITQSPLLFWMMKLLGAGYLVYLGIKSFTKKSVLTFADASASAPRAWKVFCSGFLTNALNPKTMLFVVAAYSQVVEPGSSLTVNFADGLFMSVIHWAWFSLVALFFSTERLRRRLLEKQRLLDKAIGIALIGLAACLIIPGVAQS; translated from the coding sequence ATGAACGAGTTGTTTCTGGTAATCGCCATCACCATTTTGGCGGTGATCAGTCCTGGGCCGGACTTTGCCATGGTCACCCGCAACAGTTACGCCTACGGCCGGCGCAGCGGTTTGCTGGCTGCGCTGGGCATCGCCTGTGGCGTGCAGGTTCATGTGTTCTACACGGTGTTCGGGGTGGCGCTGATCATCACCCAATCACCACTGCTGTTCTGGATGATGAAGCTGCTGGGCGCCGGCTACCTGGTCTATCTGGGCATCAAATCCTTTACCAAGAAATCGGTGCTGACATTTGCCGATGCGAGCGCTTCGGCACCCCGTGCCTGGAAGGTGTTCTGCTCGGGATTTCTGACCAATGCACTGAATCCGAAAACCATGTTGTTCGTGGTAGCGGCGTACAGTCAGGTGGTGGAGCCAGGCAGTTCACTGACGGTGAACTTCGCCGATGGCCTGTTCATGTCGGTCATTCATTGGGCATGGTTCAGCCTGGTCGCGCTGTTTTTCTCCACTGAACGGTTGCGCCGGCGCCTGCTGGAAAAACAGCGGCTCCTGGACAAGGCCATCGGGATCGCATTGATAGGTCTGGCGGCGTGTTTGATCATTCCGGGGGTTGCGCAGTCTTGA
- a CDS encoding LysR family transcriptional regulator, translating to MNLLAAIASFIKVVEAGSIVGAAKTLGVSAAAVSQTLNRLETHLGVRLLQRTTRSMALTENGALYYEKVRRIAADLESAQSAIIGDEGELQGRLSIASTSAFGRHVLAPLLASFAALHPRLLVELSTTNGKINHIQNGIDLSLRIKPQLEDGIVARRIVSLPFVFCAAPAYLARAGVPQSPQDLQHHACLAFRYPLDGRFLRWGLIRDGQPYDAPINATAISDDIDALAQMAVHGAGITRLAEFVAAPYLESGQLVPLFENLPGESHAYVEPMDIYACVQERAAMTPKVRAFMDYLTEHLNRRWPMQVR from the coding sequence ATGAATCTGTTGGCGGCGATTGCCAGTTTTATCAAAGTGGTCGAGGCCGGCTCGATCGTCGGCGCCGCCAAGACGTTGGGCGTCAGTGCGGCCGCCGTGAGCCAGACCCTCAATCGCCTCGAAACCCACCTCGGCGTTCGCCTGCTGCAACGCACCACACGCAGCATGGCGCTGACCGAAAACGGCGCGTTGTATTACGAAAAGGTGCGACGTATTGCGGCTGATCTGGAGTCGGCTCAAAGCGCGATCATCGGCGACGAAGGCGAGCTGCAAGGCCGCTTGAGCATCGCCTCCACCAGCGCCTTCGGCCGTCACGTATTGGCGCCGTTACTCGCCAGTTTCGCCGCACTGCATCCGCGCCTGCTGGTCGAGCTGTCGACCACCAACGGCAAGATCAATCACATTCAGAACGGCATCGATCTGAGCCTGCGGATCAAGCCGCAACTGGAAGATGGCATCGTCGCGCGCAGGATCGTGTCCCTGCCCTTCGTCTTCTGCGCCGCTCCCGCCTACCTTGCGCGCGCCGGCGTACCGCAGTCACCGCAAGACCTGCAACATCACGCCTGCCTCGCATTCCGCTATCCACTGGATGGCCGCTTTCTGCGCTGGGGTTTGATCCGCGACGGCCAGCCCTACGACGCACCGATCAATGCCACCGCCATCAGCGACGACATTGATGCGCTGGCGCAAATGGCAGTCCACGGCGCGGGCATCACGCGCCTGGCCGAATTCGTCGCCGCGCCCTATCTTGAGAGCGGTCAACTGGTGCCGCTGTTTGAAAATCTCCCGGGTGAAAGCCACGCCTATGTCGAACCGATGGACATCTACGCCTGCGTGCAGGAGCGTGCGGCGATGACGCCGAAGGTTCGAGCTTTCATGGATTATTTGACGGAGCACCTGAACAGGCGCTGGCCGATGCAAGTTCGTTGA
- the yghU gene encoding glutathione-dependent disulfide-bond oxidoreductase: MSKAPYVPPKVWKHEAPSGGQFASINRPIAGPTHEKTLPVGKHPLQLYSLATPNGVKVTILLEELLALGHTEAEYDAWLIRINEGDQFSSGFVEINPNSKIPALLDRSAQPPIRVFESGSILLYLAEKFGAFLPQDPAGRTETLNWLFWQMGAAPYLGGGFGHFYAYAPEKLEYPINRFTMEAKRQLDVLDRRLAESRYLAGDSYTIADIAVWPWYGQLVRNNVYSAAEFLAAQEYTHVQRWAEEIAERPAVKRGQRVNRTWGDEASQVAERHQASDLY, from the coding sequence ATGAGTAAAGCGCCCTACGTACCGCCCAAGGTCTGGAAACACGAAGCCCCCTCCGGCGGCCAGTTCGCCAGCATCAACCGCCCGATTGCCGGGCCGACGCATGAAAAGACCCTGCCAGTGGGCAAACACCCGCTGCAGCTGTATTCGCTGGCGACGCCCAACGGCGTGAAGGTGACCATCCTGCTGGAAGAGTTGCTCGCACTGGGGCACACCGAGGCCGAGTACGACGCGTGGCTGATCCGCATCAACGAGGGCGATCAGTTCTCCAGCGGCTTTGTCGAGATCAACCCGAACTCGAAGATTCCGGCGCTGCTCGACCGCAGCGCGCAGCCGCCGATTCGGGTGTTCGAATCCGGTTCGATCCTGCTGTATCTGGCGGAGAAATTTGGCGCCTTCCTGCCCCAAGACCCGGCCGGCCGCACGGAAACCCTGAACTGGCTGTTCTGGCAGATGGGCGCCGCGCCTTATCTGGGCGGCGGCTTCGGGCACTTCTACGCGTATGCGCCGGAGAAGCTCGAATACCCGATCAACCGCTTCACCATGGAAGCCAAGCGTCAGCTTGATGTGCTCGATCGACGCCTGGCTGAAAGCCGCTATCTGGCCGGCGACAGCTATACCATCGCCGACATCGCGGTCTGGCCGTGGTACGGGCAACTGGTGCGCAACAACGTGTATTCGGCGGCCGAATTCCTCGCAGCCCAGGAGTACACCCACGTGCAACGCTGGGCAGAAGAAATCGCCGAGCGCCCGGCAGTCAAGCGTGGCCAGCGGGTCAACCGCACCTGGGGTGACGAGGCGAGCCAGGTTGCGGAGCGACATCAGGCCAGCGATCTGTACTGA
- a CDS encoding DUF2798 domain-containing protein yields the protein MNQRTDTDALYLGRRKLSARATPYVFALYMATIMAFLMSLVITAANSGIDNDYLSNALHAYKLAMPVAFLCILVVRPIVIKLVAMTVHPHR from the coding sequence ATGAATCAAAGAACAGATACCGATGCCTTGTATCTCGGCCGACGCAAGCTTTCTGCACGGGCGACGCCGTATGTGTTTGCGCTGTACATGGCGACGATCATGGCATTCCTGATGTCGCTGGTGATCACCGCCGCCAACTCCGGGATTGATAACGACTACCTGAGTAATGCGCTGCACGCCTACAAGCTGGCGATGCCGGTGGCTTTCCTTTGCATCCTCGTGGTGCGGCCGATCGTGATCAAACTGGTAGCGATGACGGTGCATCCGCATCGTTGA
- a CDS encoding amidohydrolase, giving the protein MKQLLTLMVSSALACASLESLASADLILHNARVYTAEPGQPLQQAVAVENGKILAVGADAQVLRLKTAATQVIDLHGKVLMPGFIDSHSHTIKGGLQLLQANLDGQLLPLDQLEQRLRQWRQDGKAQRGEFLSVGGLHSTFWSDIAGLEQRFNQGEWANQPILLLGWDLHTGWANRAMLERAGVTAEKVKTLKGEEQATIGHHPDGSPDGFLVDAGLYPVQALLPPPTADTLLAAGRAALSYYKSLGITGWMDPIANEVPGSDVTNTSLGVLPTYKKLSENGELTAHVAALLMADSKATPADLDELDKVRQQFLGVSNLTLPGIKIFADGVAEVPAQSAAMLEPYRNSKKTGELLIDPAHFGDLVSAADARGWLVHIHAIGDRAVRESLNGIEQARKDRQSGIAHSITHLQMVNPKEFARFKALNVIASMQMFWAAADESSMDLVKPYVSAMAFMYTYPARKLLKNGATIAGASDWPITTPEPWKAIYQAVSRKGPKGVLNAAEDIDRQTMFQAYTLNAAKVLRLEDRIGSLKPGKQADMIVLDRDVFSVKPEALRDTQVLNTWFAGREIYRRKP; this is encoded by the coding sequence ATGAAGCAGCTACTGACCCTGATGGTGTCATCGGCGCTGGCCTGTGCCTCGCTGGAAAGTCTGGCATCTGCCGATCTGATCCTGCACAACGCCAGGGTCTACACCGCCGAACCCGGCCAGCCCTTGCAGCAGGCGGTGGCGGTGGAGAATGGCAAGATCCTCGCTGTGGGTGCGGATGCGCAGGTATTGCGCCTGAAGACGGCCGCCACGCAAGTGATCGACCTGCACGGCAAAGTGCTGATGCCGGGTTTCATCGACTCGCATTCCCACACCATCAAGGGTGGGCTGCAGCTGTTGCAGGCCAACCTCGACGGCCAGTTGTTGCCGCTCGATCAACTGGAACAACGCCTGCGCCAATGGCGTCAGGATGGCAAGGCGCAGCGCGGAGAATTCCTCAGTGTCGGCGGGTTGCATTCGACTTTCTGGAGTGACATCGCCGGCCTCGAACAGCGCTTCAATCAAGGCGAATGGGCGAACCAGCCGATCCTGCTGCTGGGCTGGGATCTGCACACCGGCTGGGCCAATCGGGCCATGCTCGAACGCGCTGGCGTCACGGCAGAGAAAGTTAAAACGCTCAAGGGCGAAGAGCAGGCGACCATCGGCCATCACCCCGACGGCAGCCCGGATGGCTTCCTCGTCGATGCCGGACTGTACCCGGTGCAGGCCTTGTTGCCGCCGCCGACCGCTGACACCTTGCTGGCCGCAGGGCGCGCGGCGTTGAGCTATTACAAGAGCCTGGGGATCACCGGATGGATGGACCCGATCGCCAACGAAGTCCCGGGCAGTGACGTTACCAACACCTCGCTCGGTGTGTTGCCGACCTACAAAAAACTCTCGGAAAACGGCGAACTCACCGCACACGTCGCGGCGCTGCTGATGGCGGACTCCAAGGCTACGCCGGCCGACCTTGATGAGCTGGACAAGGTGCGCCAGCAGTTTCTCGGTGTCAGCAACCTGACCTTGCCGGGGATCAAGATCTTCGCCGACGGCGTGGCCGAAGTGCCGGCGCAGAGCGCGGCGATGCTTGAGCCGTACCGCAACTCGAAAAAAACCGGTGAACTGCTGATCGACCCGGCGCATTTCGGCGATCTGGTCAGTGCTGCCGATGCGCGCGGCTGGCTGGTGCACATCCACGCCATCGGCGACCGTGCGGTGCGTGAATCGCTTAACGGCATCGAGCAGGCGCGCAAGGATCGGCAGAGCGGCATCGCCCACTCGATCACCCACCTGCAAATGGTCAATCCCAAGGAATTCGCACGCTTCAAGGCACTGAATGTGATCGCCTCGATGCAGATGTTCTGGGCCGCTGCCGACGAGTCGAGCATGGATCTGGTCAAGCCCTACGTCAGTGCCATGGCCTTCATGTACACCTATCCGGCGCGTAAGCTGTTGAAGAATGGCGCGACCATCGCCGGTGCCAGTGACTGGCCGATCACCACTCCCGAACCGTGGAAGGCGATCTATCAGGCGGTCAGCCGCAAAGGCCCGAAAGGCGTGCTCAACGCCGCCGAAGACATCGACCGCCAGACCATGTTCCAGGCCTACACCCTCAACGCGGCCAAAGTGCTGCGCCTGGAAGACCGGATCGGTTCGCTCAAACCCGGCAAGCAGGCCGACATGATCGTCCTCGACCGCGATGTGTTTAGCGTAAAGCCCGAAGCCCTGCGCGACACCCAAGTGCTCAATACCTGGTTTGCCGGGCGCGAAATCTACCGCCGCAAGCCTTGA
- a CDS encoding LysR substrate-binding domain-containing protein: MNLPPLAAFRFFNTAAQTQSFVKAAELLHVTHGAVSRQVRLLEEAIGVELFERRNRAIFLNHAGRLLFNVTAPMFEQLESAVYRLQREVHDDVLVVSCEPTIAMKWLIPRLPDFHSAHPQLQVQLLTAGGPIDFARSGVDLAIRRDDFHWNETVHGVSICEEWIGPVCVPSSRPASDHLRGACLLHSKTRPQAWDNWVRQAGISVAEVSRVDYEHFYLCIQAALAGLGVGMASFLMVQDELKSGQLIAPFGFVRDGSSYCLLSPRPFEQSANAMLFREWITRQMSACSQRLGADLKR; encoded by the coding sequence ATGAACCTGCCTCCGCTGGCTGCCTTTCGCTTCTTCAACACCGCCGCCCAGACCCAGAGCTTCGTCAAGGCTGCCGAACTGCTGCACGTCACCCACGGTGCGGTCAGTCGTCAGGTGCGCTTGCTGGAGGAGGCGATCGGCGTGGAATTGTTCGAGCGGCGCAATCGGGCGATCTTTCTCAATCACGCCGGGCGCTTGCTGTTCAATGTCACCGCGCCGATGTTCGAGCAGTTGGAAAGCGCTGTTTATCGTCTGCAACGCGAAGTCCACGATGACGTGCTGGTGGTGTCCTGCGAGCCGACCATCGCCATGAAATGGTTGATCCCGCGCTTGCCTGACTTCCACAGCGCACACCCACAGCTGCAGGTGCAATTGCTGACGGCCGGCGGACCCATCGACTTCGCTCGTTCAGGGGTGGATCTGGCAATCCGGCGCGACGATTTTCATTGGAACGAGACCGTGCATGGGGTGAGCATTTGCGAGGAGTGGATCGGCCCGGTTTGCGTGCCGTCCAGTCGTCCTGCAAGCGATCATTTGCGCGGTGCCTGCCTGCTGCACAGCAAGACGCGCCCGCAGGCGTGGGATAACTGGGTGCGACAGGCCGGGATTAGCGTGGCGGAGGTCAGTCGGGTCGATTACGAGCATTTCTACCTGTGCATTCAGGCCGCGCTGGCCGGACTGGGCGTCGGTATGGCGTCGTTTCTGATGGTGCAGGACGAACTCAAGTCCGGCCAATTGATCGCGCCGTTCGGCTTCGTTCGCGACGGTTCGAGTTATTGCCTGTTATCACCGCGACCCTTCGAACAGAGTGCAAATGCCATGCTTTTTCGCGAATGGATTACCCGGCAGATGAGCGCGTGCAGTCAACGGCTCGGTGCTGATCTGAAGCGTTGA